Within Terriglobia bacterium, the genomic segment GTTCAACGCCATGGCCGCGATCGGGCTGGCCATCAACTCCATACGGGGCGGTTCGATCTTCTTCTTGTATGCCTGCCTGTTCCTTTACGGCACGTCGCGTTCGTTCATCATGCCGTCGCGCGCGGCGTTTCTCCCCGGCATCATACCTCTCGAAATCTTCAGTACGGCGGTGTCCTGGAACTCGAGCGGTTTCGAAATCTCTTCGATGGCGGGCCCTGCGATCGGCGGCCTCCTGATCGGCGCATATCGAAGCCCGACTCTCGTTTATGCGATCAACGCCATTGGCCAGCTGACGTTCGTCGCGCTGCTGGCAAGTCTGGCCTACAAGAACGTTCAGGCCGTGAGGCAGCCGGTCAGCCTGCAATCGTTATCGGCGGGATTTCGTTTCGTCTGGAAGGCAAAAGTCATCCTCTCCGCGATGACACTGGACATGTTCGGCGTCCTGCTTGGCGGCGCGACCGCGCTGATGCCGATTTATGCCAAGGACATTCTGCATGTCGGCGCCCGGGGCCTGGGCTGGCTGATGAGCGCGCCTTCGCTCGGCGCCTTCAGTATGGCTTTGCTCCAGGCTCACCGCGGCCCCCTTCGAAAAGCCGGCCGCACGCTGCTGTTTGCAGTGGCG encodes:
- a CDS encoding MFS transporter, encoding MKQHDAYAVFRLPAFRRYFAGNMLLIVGWQMQKVAIGWEIYERTHSAMYLGYAGLVQFAPQVLFMLIAGHITDSFNRKRVFMAALAFNAMAAIGLAINSIRGGSIFFLYACLFLYGTSRSFIMPSRAAFLPGIIPLEIFSTAVSWNSSGFEISSMAGPAIGGLLIGAYRSPTLVYAINAIGQLTFVALLASLAYKNVQAVRQPVSLQSLSAGFRFVWKAKVILSAMTLDMFGVLLGGATALMPIYAKDILHVGARGLGWLMSAPSLGAFSMALLQAHRGPLRKAGRTLLFAVAGFGAVTIVFGISKNFWLSMFMLYLLGSCDNISVVVRSTLVQILTPDNMRGRVSALNSLFIGTSNELGAFESGLVANFFGPVFSVVSGGIGTLLIVFGMSWLSPQLRRYGRLDQAG